The following is a genomic window from Clostridium sp..
TGCTGTTTTTAACTTGTTCATATTTACCTCCCTTCCTGTTCATCAAAATGTTTTTATACTAACAATTACAAAATAATTTTACCATAAATATAAAAATATTGCCATATATTCAATAGAGGATTGTCATTTTTCATGACAATCCTCTTCTGTTTATTTTGCAGTTACAGTATATCCGCTCAAGTCATCACCTGAAGGTGAGTAAATGGTATATGCAGCATCTTCATGTTTTTCACTTCTTATGCTGATACCGGCACCACTGCTGTTTGCAGCTATCTTGATAACATCCCCCTTGTCGAAGGAAGCTGCGTTGAATCTGTAGATTACAGTCTTTCCGTCAACACTTATGGCATTTGGAGTGACTGTCCTACCTGTACTTACATCTGTAAATATGAAATCATCTGAATACTGACTTTGTATGGCAGTATCTATATCCTGATTGAATACCACTTTTACAGTATCCGCATTTGAGGCATTTGTGGCAGTAAATTGATTTGATCTTGTTATAGGAGGTATATAAACCTTTGTGGAACCTGTCCTTATATTTCTCCCTGCAGAATCCATGGAATTATTATTGACTACACTTAAGGTTGTACTTTCACCACAGTCCTTTATGCCTTCTACCTTTTCGCCATCCTTAACCCCCGACTTGTATATTAATATGACATCATTTCCAGTGCTGTACGCATTGTCCGGCTTGTATCCATCCACCTTGAAATCATTCAAGTCAAGTGAATCAAGTGCTCCGGAAAGAGAAACCTTGACGCTTATATCATCACCGCTGAATGTCATCTCGGCCGTACCCGATATAATTTTAGGCCCATTGCTGCTGGTTGTACTTATATCCCCTATATATGACCCGAGATCAATAGGTGTCCCGTCCTGATCCACCACATTTTCAACCCCGACCTGGATTACATTTCTGGCTGTGGTTCCTTCTCCGATGGTATAATTTGAAGGGAATTCAACAGTTACACTTTTATCATCATAGGAAGGTGTTACAATTGCCCCCCCAGGCAAATTCTTGACCTCTCCTGTTCCGTCCCTGAACACATAATTTGATTTGTCGGATATGGAAGCATCGTCCATGGTATGATTGAAAAATATAGCAACAGCCTGATCATTGTCAAATCTTTTGACTATTTCAGTAACGCTTACACCTTTGCTGTCCATACCCGATAGAGTGGCAGTATAGGTAGTCATGACATTCGGTTTTGCCTCGGTGTCTATGATATTTTTCACCGTCAACGTATATTTAGATCCGTTCAACGTACCATCGTCAAATTTGAGATCAAAAGTTCTGTTGTTGTTTCCATCCACGGTTATGGTATTGACATTGTTCAACTTGTAGCTTATGTCATTTCCATCAGAATCCATGAGTTTGTAGTTGCCTGTATTTGTGGCATAACTTCTTACAACATCCTTGTTGAATTTGACCCTTATTGTCTCTTCATCCAGAATATTTGAAGAGGCAACTTCGGGCTTTTCGCTGCTGCTTCCATAATAGAGGGTGGTACTTGTCTGATTGATGGTATTATAGAAGGTATCCTGCACATCATCCTTGACCAGAACCGTATTTGTCCCCTGCTCCAGCATGTCCCCGACGTTCTTTATCCTAACGGTGCTGTCCCCCGAACCGGGTTCGAAGGTTACATAGGACTCATCAACATCCACATCGTCACCGTTTATCTCATAGTTGTCCGGGTCAAGTGCTGTTTCCTGGTCCATTGCCCTGTTGTACTTTATATATATTGTACCTGCATTGTCACTCGTAACACTTTCTACCTTTGGTGCTCCATATACAGATTCAACTGTGAAATTCTTTGATTGGCTCTGAATTGGAATATTGGCCGCATTGTCAAATTTACTCCCCGATGTGCCATCAGGAATGGTAAAGGTATTGCTGCCTACAGGAAGTGTGGAATTAAAATAGAGGTCAACCCCATCCGACCAGTCACCGGATTTATCCTTGAACTCCGTATCGGAAGTATCCAGGCCGTAGTTCCTAACGCTTCTATTATTTATTTTCATGGAAGCCAGATCGTCTTCATCCATTCTTACAGCTTCTGAAAATTTAACCCTCAATTTGTTGCCCCCCACAGGAGTGACGGATTCAATTGACGGAGATCCTGTTTCCTGAAATGTAACTTCCTTTTCATATTCTGTGATACTGGAAGACAGTTCATCGGAAAGCACATTATTCTTTACGGTAAAATTGACCTTCTTCCCCTGTTTGAAGGGATTCTTGAAGGTAATTACGACCGTCCTGCCGTCATCCTGCAGATATGCGGAGGACTGGGTCTGTGCCTCCGAGCCAAGAGAACTCCCATCTATTTCATAATTTGCAATTCTCTCTGCAGAGCTTTCATCCACTGCAGTATTGAATACAACCTTTATCTGATTCAGCCCAACCGCTGCTACAGAATTTACAGTGCTGCTGTCATTTGCAATTCCTGCTGCCGCATTCTTTATATCCGAGACTGTGGCATCTGAAATCACACCCTTTTCCGAAATTATATTTACCTCCGTTGAGCCGGATGCCTTTGACCTTATGTAGTCAAGTGCATTACCCGTCTGTGCGTCACCCTCTCCATTTACAATAACAAGGGGTGAAGAGTTTATTCCTGCAAGAGATGCAGCTATAAGTGAATCGGCATATCTGGCTCCCGAAGCATTGGCCACATATATTTTGTCGGATTTCAAGCTGCCGTCAAAGGCCTTCAATACATTTAGATTTGTTGCAAACCTGTCGGCACCGCCGTTTATTCTTGCAACAGCACCAAGTGACTTGTAGGTATCGTCACTTATGGTATTGCTCGTACCAACTACGGTAACAGCCGAATTATGACGGTCGACGAAATCCGCCACAGAAGACATGCTTGTCCTGTCATTTCCCCCGAGAAGAAGTATCTGGCCTTTTGCTGCAGCAACCGGAGCTGCGGAAAGGGTGTCCGAGAAATTGCCTCCACCTGCCATAAGGACATTTGAAGGGTCAACGCCAAGTTTTACGAGCTGTTCTGCAACAGATGCATTGGTGTCATATCTGTTCCCGCCGTAGAGTTCAATCAGATTGTAGTTCTCATCTCTGAGCTGATTTCTTATTGCCTGGGATATTACTCCCGTTCCTCCTATGATGTATATATTCTTCGGTTTCAATTTGTCCAGTGCAGCTTTTGCACTGCTGTTCAAATATG
Proteins encoded in this region:
- a CDS encoding cell wall-binding repeat-containing protein produces the protein MNKRAIKTIGSTTILSLVLSAAVPAVSAEAAGSVTSVEGADSYETAALAATSNWTDSENVLLVSGEGYADALSSVALSKQLDAPILLTGGTYLNSSAKAALDKLKPKNIYIIGGTGVISQAIRNQLRDENYNLIELYGGNRYDTNASVAEQLVKLGVDPSNVLMAGGGNFSDTLSAAPVAAAKGQILLLGGNDRTSMSSVADFVDRHNSAVTVVGTSNTISDDTYKSLGAVARINGGADRFATNLNVLKAFDGSLKSDKIYVANASGARYADSLIAASLAGINSSPLVIVNGEGDAQTGNALDYIRSKASGSTEVNIISEKGVISDATVSDIKNAAAGIANDSSTVNSVAAVGLNQIKVVFNTAVDESSAERIANYEIDGSSLGSEAQTQSSAYLQDDGRTVVITFKNPFKQGKKVNFTVKNNVLSDELSSSITEYEKEVTFQETGSPSIESVTPVGGNKLRVKFSEAVRMDEDDLASMKINNRSVRNYGLDTSDTEFKDKSGDWSDGVDLYFNSTLPVGSNTFTIPDGTSGSKFDNAANIPIQSQSKNFTVESVYGAPKVESVTSDNAGTIYIKYNRAMDQETALDPDNYEINGDDVDVDESYVTFEPGSGDSTVRIKNVGDMLEQGTNTVLVKDDVQDTFYNTINQTSTTLYYGSSSEKPEVASSNILDEETIRVKFNKDVVRSYATNTGNYKLMDSDGNDISYKLNNVNTITVDGNNNRTFDLKFDDGTLNGSKYTLTVKNIIDTEAKPNVMTTYTATLSGMDSKGVSVTEIVKRFDNDQAVAIFFNHTMDDASISDKSNYVFRDGTGEVKNLPGGAIVTPSYDDKSVTVEFPSNYTIGEGTTARNVIQVGVENVVDQDGTPIDLGSYIGDISTTSSNGPKIISGTAEMTFSGDDISVKVSLSGALDSLDLNDFKVDGYKPDNAYSTGNDVILIYKSGVKDGEKVEGIKDCGESTTLSVVNNNSMDSAGRNIRTGSTKVYIPPITRSNQFTATNASNADTVKVVFNQDIDTAIQSQYSDDFIFTDVSTGRTVTPNAISVDGKTVIYRFNAASFDKGDVIKIAANSSGAGISIRSEKHEDAAYTIYSPSGDDLSGYTVTAK